A stretch of DNA from Candidatus Methylomirabilota bacterium:
AGACCACCTTGACTTTCTTTCGGCGCCCTGCCTAAACTCAGCGAGCAATTCTCGATATTTCCACTCACTAGACGGGGGTGCCGGTGATGGGCAAGCGGGCGGTCTATCCCGGCATGTTCGACCCCATCCATAACGGCCACCTCGATCTCATCGAGCGGAGCCTGCGCATCTTCGACGACCTGATCGTGGCGGTGGTCGCCAACCCGTCCAAGGCGCCGCTCTTCAGCGTCAAGGAGCGGCTCGAGCTGATCGACGAGGCCACCCACGGGCTGACCCGCATGCGCATCACCTCGTTCGACGGCCTCCTCATCGACCTCGTCGATCGCGAGGGCGCCGACTGCATCGTGCGGGGCATCCGCGCGGTGTCGGACTTCGAGTACGAGTTCCAGATGGCGCTGATGAACCGGAAGCTGCGCGCGACGGTGGAGACCGTCTTCATGATGCCGCACGAGCGGTACACCTACATCTCGTCCCGCCTCATCAAGGAGGTGTCCTCGCTGGGCGCGCCGGTCACCGGCCTGGTTCCTCCCGCGGTGGAAGCGCGTTTGACCGAGAAATTCTCCAGAAAGCAGGGCTAGCCGATGCTCGCCGACCGCCTGAAGACCCTCGTCCCCTCCGCCACCCTCGCCATGAACGCCAAGGCCCGCGCCATGCGCGCGCAGGGCGTGGACGTCATCTCGTTCAGCGTCGGCGAGCCAGACTTCGACACTCCGCGCCGCATCAAGGACGCGGCGGTGCGGGCGCTCGATAAGGGACAGACCAAGTACACCGAGGTCGGCGGCATCCCCGAACTGCGCGCCGCCGTCTGCCACAAGCTCAAGCGCGATCACGGCCTCGAGTACAAACCCGACGAGGTCATGGTGTCCTGCGGCGCCAAGCACACCCTCTACAACATCGTGATGGCGCTGGTGAACGCGGGTGACGAGGTGCTGATCCCCAGCCCGTACTGGGTCTCGTATCCCGAGCAGGTACGGCTCCTCGGCGGCGTGCCGGTGCCCGTCGAGTGCCACGAGTCGACCGGCTTCGACCTGGACCCCGCCGCGGTGCGCCGCGCGGTGACGCCGAAGACCAAGCTCATCATCCTCGACAGCCCCGGCAATCCCACCGGCGCCGTGTTCTCGCCGGCCGCCCTCGAGGAAGTCGGGCGGATCGCGGGGGAGCGCGGCCTCTGGGTGGTCTCGGACGAGTGCTACGAGGCGCTCACCTACGAGGGGCGGCACGTGTCGATCGCGTCGCTGTCGCCGGAGGTGAAGGCGCGCACGATCCTCGTGAACACCTGCTCGAAGGCTTACGCGATGACGGGCTGGCGCATCGGCTATGCGGCGGGGCCCAAGGCGATCATCGGCGCCATGACCGACATCCAGAGCCAGGTGACGTCCAATCCCGCGTCGGTCGCCCAGTGGGCGGCGGTAGAGGCCCTCACCGGCCCCCAGGACGAGATCGCCAAGATGGTGGGCGAGTTCGATCATCGCCGACGCGCGATCATCGAGGCGCTCAATGCCATTCCCGGCGTCCGCTGCGCCACGCCCAAGGGCGCCTTCTACGCGTTCCCCAACGTGTCGGGTCTGTTCGGCAAGACCTGGAAGGGCGGCGTGCTCAAGGGCTCGGTCGACGTCTGCACGTTCCTCCTCGAGGAGGCGCGCATCGCCTGCGTCGCCGGCCAGGACTTCGGCTCCGACGCGCACATCCGGATCTCCTACGCCACCGGCATCGAGACCATTCGCGAGGGCATGCGGCGCATGGACGCCGCGGTCCGGGCGCTCGAGGCCTGAGCCCCGCTCCACGAGGACGGCATGAAGATCGAAGGCTCGCACGACATTCCTTCTCCGCCGGACAAGGTCTGGGCGGCATTTCTCGACCCCGGCACCCTCGCGAAGGCCATTCCCGGGTGTGAGGGACTGGAAGAGATCGGGCCCGGAGAGTACAAGGCCGTGATGAAGGTGGGGGTGGCCGCCATCAAGGGCACCTTCGAAGGCCGCGTCAAGCTGGCCGACCTCGATCCGCCGCACCGCTACCGGATGGCGGTGGAGGGCAAGGGCGGTCCCGGCTTCATGCGCGGCGAGGCTGCGATGTCGCTCGCGCCCATCGAGACGGGCACGAAGGTGAGCTACGACGCCGACGTGCAGGTCGGCGGTCTCATCGCGAGCGTCGGCCAGCGCATGCTGGGCGGTGTCTCCAAGATGTTGCTCGATCAGTTCTTCACCCGCATGACCGAGCTCCTCGCCGAGCGGGCGTGAGGCCGCGCGCCGATTAACCTGCGCGTCCTCGCGCGGCTCTTGCCCGGCTTGGCGCTGCTCGTCGCGGCGCCCGCGTGGGGAGCCGACTGGGACACCGGCGAGTGCGCCCGCGGGAGCGGCGCCGGCCCCACCCGCTGCCTCTACCGCTCGCTCCTGCCCAGCTCGGGCATCGTCGCGGACTGCGAGTCCGATGCGCGCTGCCGGGTGGGCGCCTACTACGGCTCGCCGGATGCGCCGACGTGGTTCGAGGTGCCCGCGGGCATGGACGCGCTGCCGCGCCCGCGGGTGCGCTGGCACACCGCGACCCTCGCCGAGGTGCGCTTCGACTGCGGCCCCACGTGCACCACGAGCTATTTCTTCGAGGCGCGCCGGCGGCGGATCTCGCCGGCCCGGGCCGCTGTGCTCGACGTGGACGTGCGCCGCTCCCTCGTGGCGACCGCGGAGGGACCGGCGGTGGTCGTGCTGCAGATCTTCGCTGGCCGCGCCGTCGCCCGGATCGAGCGGCCATGGTCGGCGGGTCTCACCGCCCGCGAGGCGGTGACCGCGCTGCACTTCGACCCCGACGGCCGCGTGACGTTCACGTGGCTGTCGGGGCCCGAGCGACGCCCGGTCACGGAGCGCGTCACGGTGCCCTCGGTGCCCTCGGCCGGTTGACGTCGAGCGGCAGCTCGCGGTCCTCGGTAGCCCCTTGTCGGCAAGCTCCGCGGCGAGCACTATGTTGCCGCTACGGGCTCGTGTCCACCTCACGGATCAGGGAGGAGAGCGAAACATGGATCTCGGACTCAGGGGCAAGCGGGCCGTCGTCACCGGAGGCAGCAAGGGAATCGGTCGGGCCGTTGCGGAAGGATTCGCCGCCGAAGGAGCCCATGTGTCGATCTGCGCGCGCAACGCCGACGAGGTCACCGCGGCCATCGCGTCGTTGAAGGCGAAGGGCGTCAAGGCCTTCGGACGCGCGATCGACGTGGCTGAGGGGCCCGCGTTGACGGCCTGGATCACCGCGACCGCCGGCGAGCTGGGCGGCATCGACGCGCTGGTCTGCAACGTGAGCGCGCTCGCGGTCGGCGACTCCGTCGAAACGTGGGAGAGATCGTTCCGCACCGACATGATGCACACCGTCAACGCCGTTGCGGCCGCCGTGCCATTTCTCGAGAAGTCGACCGCCGCCTCGATCGTCTTGATCTCGAGCGTTTCCGGTTTCGAGGTGGACTTCGCCGCGGGCTCCTACGGGGCGATGAAGGCCGCGCTGATCCACTATGCGAAGGGATTGAGCCGGCAGCTCGTCGCGAAGGGCATCCGGGTGAACTGCGTGTCGCCCGGCAACACCTATTTCGACGGCGGCATCTGGCAGACGATCGAGAAGAACATGCCGGACCTGTTCCAGTCGACGCTCAAGGTCAATCCGACCGGCAAGTTCGGGACGCCCGCCGAGGTCGCGAACGGCGTGGTCTTCATGTCGAGTCCGATGGCGAGCCGCATTTCCGGCACCAACCTGGTGATCGACGGCGCCCTCACCGTGGCCGTGTAGGAGAAGTCCCCATGAACGAAACGCTCCGTCACACGATTCACAAGAGGCACGTTCACCACGGGTGGAACAACGCGTTTCCTCCCGCGCTGAAGATCGCGCCGGGCGAGACCGTGCATTTCGAAACGCTCGATGCCTCGTCCGGGCAGCTCACGGCCACCTCGACGGCGACCGACCTGGAGAAGCTCGACCTGGCCCGGGTCAACCCGGTCACGGGGCCGGTATACGTCGACGGCGCCAAGCCGGGCGACGCGCTGAAGGTGAGCGTGCTGGCGTTCCGCCCGTCGGGCTGGGGCTGGACGGGGAACATCCCGGGATTCGGCCTGCTCAGCGATCAGTTCCCGAAGGCCAGGCTGCACCACTGGAGCTACGATCCGGGCCTCGCTCCCGCGATGTACGGGCCGGGCGGTCGCGTACCCCTCCGGCCCTTCACCGGGACCATCGGTGTCGCGCCCGCGGCCCCCGGGCTTCACAGCATCATTCCGCCCCGCAATGTCGGCGGGAACATGGACGCCCGAGACATCGCGGAGGGCGCCGAGCTCTACCTCCCGATCGAGGTCGAGGGCGCGATCTTCTCCGTCGGTGATACGCATGCGGCCCAAGGCGACGGGGAGGTGTGCGGCACCGCCATCGAAACCCCGATCGACGTCACGCTGAAGTTCGAGCTGGTGAAGGGCGCCAATCTCCGCTCACCGCGGTATGCCACGCCCGGCCCCGTCACCAGGCACTTCGATGCGAAGGGGTACGAGGTGACGACGGGTATCGGGCCGGACCTCATGGCGGGGGCACGGATGGCGGTGTCGGAAATGATCGAGCTCCTGGCCCGGCGCTTCGGCTACGCGCCCGTCGACGCGTACATGCTGTGCAGCGTCTGCGCGGATCTGCGAATCAGCTCGATCGTGGATGTGCCGAATTGGGTCGTCTCGTTCTACTTCCCGCGCGTGGTCGTCGAATAACGGCTACGCCGGAGATCTTGCCCGCTCGGGACTGCCTGCATTACTCTCGCCCAATGATGACTCGTTCGGTGTGGATACGGCTGATCGGGTTGGTGCTCGCGCTGGGGATCATCCAGGCCGCGCCGGCCCGGAGCCCGGCTCAGACCTCGACGCGCGTGTACCGCGTCGGCATGCTCGCCATGGGCAGCCGGACGCCCGACGGCCGTCCGCCCGCCGCGCTCCGTGAGGGGCTCCAGGAGCTCGGCTACATCGAAGGTAGGAACATCGTGTACGAGGCGCGCTGGGCGGAGGGGCGGGCCGACCGGCTGCCCGCGCTCGCCGCGGAGCTCGTGAACGCGCGGGTGGACGTGATCGTCACCCAGGGCGGGCCGCCGACGCCGGCGGCCAAGGCGGCGACCTCGACGATTCCCATCGTCATGTCCCAGGCCGCCGGGGACGCGGTCGAGCTGCGATGGATCGACAGCCTGGCCCGCCCGGGCGGGAACGTCACCGGGCTCACCGACGAATCCGTTCAGCTCAGCGCCAAGCGCATGGAGCTCTTGAAGGAGGCGATCCCGAAGGCGTCGGTGATTGCGGTGCTCTGGAACGCCAGCGACCAGGGGATGACGCTCCGCTACCACAAGATCGAGGAGGCGGCCCGCGTCCTCGGCGTGAAGGTGCAGCCCATCGAGGTGCGGACGCCCGACGACTTCGACGCGGCCTTCGCTACCATGACGCGCCGGCGTCCTGATGCCATGTTCCTCGTGGCGGACGGGCTGACGACCATCAACGGCACGCGCGTGGTCGAGTTCGCCAACGCCCAGCGCATCCCCGCCATGTACGAGTGGAATTTCCTGGTCCGCGCCGGCGGGCTGCTCTCCTATGGTGTCGTGCCGGCTGACGGCTTCCGTCGCGCCGCCGTGTACGTGGATCGCATCTTCAAGGGCGCCAAGCCGTCAGAGCTCCCCGCCGAACAGCCGACGCGTTACGTACTCTCGGTGAACATGAAGACCGCGGCCGCGCTCGGTGTGACGCTTCCGCCGTCCTTGCGGCTCAGGGCCGACGACGTGGTCGAGTAGCGGAGCCGGACTCGCCTACGCCGCGGTGGCAGCGAGGGGCGCGCGGAGCGCGAGGGTCAGGGGCAAGGTGGCGAAGACCGCGACCCCGATCGTCGTCAGAGTGAGGACGACCCCGCCCCAGTCGCTGAGGAGCCCGTAGGCGAACGGGGAGAGCGCGGAAGCGGTGATGCCCACCGTGTAGAACACCGCGTAGCTCCGCGCGCGCTTGTCGCTGGTGACGAGGTCGGCCACCGTCCCGTAGAGCACCGACGAGGTCCCGTTGAGCGCGATGCCCAGCGGAACCAGCATGAGCAGGCAGCCGCCCAGGGGCAGCGCGAGCAGCAGAAGGATGCCGACCCCGGTGGCCGCCTCCGTCAGGATCACGGTCCGGATCACGCCCAGGCGATCGGCGAGCGCGCCGCAGGCGAGCTTGCCCGCGGCGCCGCCCGCGAACACGAGCATGAGGGCCACGCCGACCGTTTGCACGCTCGATCCCTTGCCGATCAGCAGAAACGGCAGGAACGTGAGGA
This window harbors:
- the coaD gene encoding pantetheine-phosphate adenylyltransferase, whose translation is MGKRAVYPGMFDPIHNGHLDLIERSLRIFDDLIVAVVANPSKAPLFSVKERLELIDEATHGLTRMRITSFDGLLIDLVDREGADCIVRGIRAVSDFEYEFQMALMNRKLRATVETVFMMPHERYTYISSRLIKEVSSLGAPVTGLVPPAVEARLTEKFSRKQG
- a CDS encoding pyridoxal phosphate-dependent aminotransferase, whose protein sequence is MLADRLKTLVPSATLAMNAKARAMRAQGVDVISFSVGEPDFDTPRRIKDAAVRALDKGQTKYTEVGGIPELRAAVCHKLKRDHGLEYKPDEVMVSCGAKHTLYNIVMALVNAGDEVLIPSPYWVSYPEQVRLLGGVPVPVECHESTGFDLDPAAVRRAVTPKTKLIILDSPGNPTGAVFSPAALEEVGRIAGERGLWVVSDECYEALTYEGRHVSIASLSPEVKARTILVNTCSKAYAMTGWRIGYAAGPKAIIGAMTDIQSQVTSNPASVAQWAAVEALTGPQDEIAKMVGEFDHRRRAIIEALNAIPGVRCATPKGAFYAFPNVSGLFGKTWKGGVLKGSVDVCTFLLEEARIACVAGQDFGSDAHIRISYATGIETIREGMRRMDAAVRALEA
- a CDS encoding carbon monoxide dehydrogenase subunit G, coding for MKIEGSHDIPSPPDKVWAAFLDPGTLAKAIPGCEGLEEIGPGEYKAVMKVGVAAIKGTFEGRVKLADLDPPHRYRMAVEGKGGPGFMRGEAAMSLAPIETGTKVSYDADVQVGGLIASVGQRMLGGVSKMLLDQFFTRMTELLAERA
- a CDS encoding SDR family oxidoreductase, whose amino-acid sequence is MDLGLRGKRAVVTGGSKGIGRAVAEGFAAEGAHVSICARNADEVTAAIASLKAKGVKAFGRAIDVAEGPALTAWITATAGELGGIDALVCNVSALAVGDSVETWERSFRTDMMHTVNAVAAAVPFLEKSTAASIVLISSVSGFEVDFAAGSYGAMKAALIHYAKGLSRQLVAKGIRVNCVSPGNTYFDGGIWQTIEKNMPDLFQSTLKVNPTGKFGTPAEVANGVVFMSSPMASRISGTNLVIDGALTVAV
- a CDS encoding acetamidase/formamidase family protein; translation: MNETLRHTIHKRHVHHGWNNAFPPALKIAPGETVHFETLDASSGQLTATSTATDLEKLDLARVNPVTGPVYVDGAKPGDALKVSVLAFRPSGWGWTGNIPGFGLLSDQFPKARLHHWSYDPGLAPAMYGPGGRVPLRPFTGTIGVAPAAPGLHSIIPPRNVGGNMDARDIAEGAELYLPIEVEGAIFSVGDTHAAQGDGEVCGTAIETPIDVTLKFELVKGANLRSPRYATPGPVTRHFDAKGYEVTTGIGPDLMAGARMAVSEMIELLARRFGYAPVDAYMLCSVCADLRISSIVDVPNWVVSFYFPRVVVE
- a CDS encoding ABC transporter substrate-binding protein, translated to MWIRLIGLVLALGIIQAAPARSPAQTSTRVYRVGMLAMGSRTPDGRPPAALREGLQELGYIEGRNIVYEARWAEGRADRLPALAAELVNARVDVIVTQGGPPTPAAKAATSTIPIVMSQAAGDAVELRWIDSLARPGGNVTGLTDESVQLSAKRMELLKEAIPKASVIAVLWNASDQGMTLRYHKIEEAARVLGVKVQPIEVRTPDDFDAAFATMTRRRPDAMFLVADGLTTINGTRVVEFANAQRIPAMYEWNFLVRAGGLLSYGVVPADGFRRAAVYVDRIFKGAKPSELPAEQPTRYVLSVNMKTAAALGVTLPPSLRLRADDVVE